The following proteins come from a genomic window of Musa acuminata AAA Group cultivar baxijiao chromosome BXJ1-7, Cavendish_Baxijiao_AAA, whole genome shotgun sequence:
- the LOC135679691 gene encoding uncharacterized protein LOC135679691: MALYGTSDALMCRVIPTSLRGPARMWYNRLRPASIASFNQLAKEFELNFMASVRLRPSAALLLDLSQKDDEPLSHFVTRFAIEIWGLPDTHPSLIMHAFLMGIPSRFFWLLVERPPTTIPKMLQRANQYVATEALVAGKREENKRSRLKPTRGERGLLKAPNLMKAPRELTDHSKYCQFHYDYGHNTEECCDLKNQTEELIRRGHLGHYIRRPCKRSPYPSRPVEKQTDMISGSPTAGGDNMVGRKAYAQAAIEKSLRQPQVPEITFSTRETEYPEHDDALVILARIANARVKRIMVDTGSSANILYFGDFQKLSLTKEDLAPSQSALTRFTGDSISSLSTTVLPVTLGEGP; this comes from the exons ATGGCCCTATATGGTACTTCTGACGCCCTCATGTGCAGGGTGATCCCCACCTCGCTCCGAGGCCCAGCTCGGATGTGGTACAACCGTCTCAGACCGGCCTCGATTGCTTCTTTCAACCAACTTGCCAAAGAGTTCGAGCTCAACTTCATGGCCAGTGTGCGACTAAGGCCATCCGCGGCTCTGCTTCTCGATCTTAGCCAAAAGGACGACGAGCCACTTTCTCATTTTGTGACACGTTTTGCTATTGAAATCTGGGGGCTGCCCGACACTCACCCTTCCTTAATAATGCATGCCTTTCTAATGGGAATCCCTTCTAGGTTCTTCTGGTTGCTGGTCGAGCGACCTCCTACAACCATCCCCAAAATGCTTCAACGAGCCAACCAATATGTGGCCACCGAAGCATTGGTGGCGGGAAagcgggaggagaataagaggtcgcGACTAAAACCGACTCGAGG GGAGAGAGGACTCTTGAAGGCCCCAAACCTGATGAAGGCACCGCGCGAGCTCACAGACCATTCAAAGTACTGCCAGTTTCATTACGATTATGGACATAACACCGAGGAATGTTGCGACCTCAAGAATCAAACTGAAGAACTCATACGCCGGGGGCATCTAGGACACTACATTAGGAGGCCATGCAAAAGGTCTCCTTATCCCTCCAGGCCAGTCGAGAAGCAAACTGACATGATCAGTGGCAGTCCGACGGCAGGAGGAGATAACATGGTGGGACGAAAGGCTTATGCCCAAGCAGCCATAGAGAAGAGCTTGAGGCAACCCCAAGTGCCCGAGATCACCTTCTCGACAAGAGAGACCGAATACCCGGAGCATGACGATGCGCTAGTCATCTTGGCCAGGATCGCCAATGCTCGGGTTAAAAGGATTATGGTGGACACCGGGAGCTCCGCCAATATCCTATACTTTGGTGACTTCCAAAAACTCAGCCTAACCAAGGAAGACCTCGCCCCGAGTCAATCGGCACTCACCAGATTTACAGGGGATTCCATCTCGTCCCTCAGCACGACAGTCCTACCGGTCACCCTGGGCGAGGGCCCGTAG